One part of the Syngnathus acus chromosome 17, fSynAcu1.2, whole genome shotgun sequence genome encodes these proteins:
- the LOC119137474 gene encoding myb-like protein AA, which produces MRHRYAGAVYQHQIPQQKRASSSNSSNSSNGSSSKPSGEPDAPVFSLPPPPSSCHHRDRASTTDVHRRSLQELPCVSQPTPRAPHGRDTPPRAGSRDSARRERGVTEGSTGEPATLKQEPWAPAPVFSNCHCSFSTQEATHSQNQHHRVAPPQPSPPFPPPIPPPPSTTSSSSLLFSRESKRGDRLGRSANNYQQASIVERCRGGGGAVGQRDHRQLQQQQQQEQQQQQQQQHCHPRLPQRDSSPEGICANSQKRCTDRRALEPQTQEQQIPQLRARQQLLVGSSLPINHCASGSGELCRTHQAPLLQRQQQQQQQQPPPPPQQQQQQQQPYARTPAPGDPHGATPPATEQADAAKSSATGSSNHSNSNSSRESPNYGSSYHLWPESPHKGEERIRIELRKLAP; this is translated from the exons ATGCGGCATCGGTACGCGGGAGCTGTCTATCAGCACCAGATCCCCCAGCAGAAGcgagccagcagcagcaacagcagcaacagcagcaacggcagcagcagcaagccgAGCGGAGAGCCAGACGCGCCTGTTTTCAGCCTGCCGCCCCCGCCCTCTTCTTGTCACCACCGCGATCGCGCTTCGACTACCGACGTTCACCGGCGGAGCCTCCAGGAGCTCCCGTGCGTGAGCCAGCCCACACCGAGAGCGCCGCACGGCAGAGACACGCCGCCTCGGGCGGGCTCCCGCGACAGCGCCCGCCGAGAGCGAGGCGTCACCGAAGGCAGCACCGGGGAGCCGGCCACTTTGAAGCAGGAGCCCTGGGCCCCGGCCCCGGTTTTTTCGAACTGCCACTGCAGTTTTTCCACGCAGGAGGCGACCCATTCACAAAACCAGCACCATCGCGTCGCACCACCGCAGCCCTCCCCACCTTTCCCCCCGCCTATACCGCCACCACCGagcaccacctcctcctcctcactgcTGTTTTCTCGGGAATCCAAACGGGGTGATCGTCTGGGAAGGAGTGCCAATAATTACCAACAGGCAAGCATCGTGGAACGCTgcaggggaggaggaggagcagtgggGCAACGAGACCACAGGCAgttgcagcagcaacagcaacaagagcagcagcagcagcagcagcagcagcactgtCATCCAAGACTCCCACAGAGGGACTCCTCCCCTGAAGGAATCTGTGCAAACTCACAGAAAAGGTGCACTGACAGAAGAGCGCTCGAGCCTCAGACGCAGGAGCAACAGATACCACAATTAAGAGCGCGGCAGCAGCTACTAGTGGGCAGTAGCTTGCCTATCAACCACTGCGCCAGCGGCTCTGGTGAGCTATGTAGGACTCACCAAGCTCCACTGCTGcaacggcagcagcagcagcagcagcagcagccgccgccgccgccgcagcagcagcaacagcagcagcagccg TACGCGAGGACCCCCGCACCAGGCGACCCGCACGGCGCAACGCCCCCGGCGACAGAGCAGGCAGACGCGGCCAAGTCGAGCGCGACTGGCAGCAGCAAccacagcaacagcaacagcagcagagaGAGCCCCAACTACGGCTCCAGCTATCACCTGTGGCCCGAGAGCCCGCAtaaaggagaggagaggataCGCATCGAGCTTCGCAAG TTGGCCCCGtga